The following proteins are co-located in the Methanobacterium formicicum DSM 3637 genome:
- a CDS encoding GNAT family N-acetyltransferase, whose product MSIKTSIREHFTNNHLNLINHFENASFKNHWDYFFQDNPELYSNQNYFEDGSKLKGDLVFRRFNWKDLDECAALFKKVFSADPWFDEWVSLDQSRKYLKELIQNPVFEGFLMCEGSKIVAVCLGHRRSWWMGKEFFVDEFFVENGRQGNGIGTKTVDYLVEILREDGYTRLTLLTNKNIPAETFYLKNGFYNNEKRTVMVKTI is encoded by the coding sequence ATGTCTATAAAAACCTCAATAAGGGAACATTTCACTAATAATCATTTGAATCTAATAAATCATTTTGAAAATGCTTCTTTTAAAAATCATTGGGATTATTTCTTCCAGGATAACCCTGAACTTTATTCAAATCAGAACTATTTTGAGGATGGTTCCAAATTAAAAGGAGATCTGGTTTTCAGGAGATTTAATTGGAAAGATCTGGACGAATGTGCTGCCCTGTTTAAAAAAGTGTTTTCTGCTGATCCCTGGTTTGATGAATGGGTATCCCTGGATCAATCCAGAAAGTATTTAAAGGAACTCATTCAAAACCCGGTTTTTGAAGGATTCCTAATGTGCGAGGGCTCTAAAATCGTGGCGGTATGTTTAGGGCACCGGAGATCATGGTGGATGGGGAAAGAGTTCTTCGTGGATGAATTTTTTGTGGAAAATGGAAGACAGGGGAATGGAATTGGAACAAAAACAGTAGATTATCTGGTTGAAATCCTTAGAGAAGATGGATACACTCGTTTAACTCTTTTAACCAATAAGAATATACCTGCTGAGACCTTTTATCTTAAAAACGGATTTTACAATAATGAAAAAAGAACAGTTATGGTTAAAACGATTTAA
- a CDS encoding class I SAM-dependent methyltransferase, which translates to MLNEFRYKMLNREASSPKNKPLEIIENLNLYDEMVVGDIGSGGGYFTHEFSRKVGRDGQVYAIDTDEKALDFIKNHPLTEDIQNVETLRVNPNGINLPEESVDLFFLRNVFHHIPNQAEYFKGLEKLLKEDGKIAIIDYNKRKLSFTGLFGHYTPEIVLLDIMKQAGFSLQEKYDFLPDQLFMVFEKWP; encoded by the coding sequence ATGCTAAATGAATTCAGGTATAAAATGTTAAACCGAGAGGCTTCTTCACCAAAAAACAAACCCTTAGAAATTATAGAAAATCTTAATCTGTATGATGAGATGGTAGTGGGGGATATTGGGTCTGGTGGAGGGTATTTCACCCACGAATTTTCCAGAAAAGTGGGAAGGGATGGTCAGGTTTATGCCATTGACACCGATGAAAAGGCTCTTGATTTTATAAAGAATCATCCTCTAACCGAAGACATTCAGAATGTGGAAACACTCCGGGTTAATCCAAATGGGATAAATTTACCTGAGGAGAGTGTGGATCTATTCTTTTTAAGAAACGTTTTCCATCACATCCCCAATCAGGCAGAATATTTTAAAGGCCTTGAAAAATTACTAAAAGAGGATGGGAAAATAGCCATCATTGATTACAACAAAAGAAAACTCAGTTTCACAGGCCTTTTTGGACATTACACGCCTGAAATTGTTCTTTTGGATATTATGAAACAGGCAGGGTTCTCCCTTCAGGAAAAATATGATTTTTTACCGGACCAGTTATTCATGGTGTTTGAAAAATGGCCATGA
- a CDS encoding ABC transporter permease codes for MIRPLKNQLTLIMAMDQHPKRGEGDIMDFIKILKDSYHVMAKDMLELKRNRMSLAALFMMPLLFLVMFGFIFPSGSTQQNMPMGLVNLDQGQGSNEFVAQLEAMNKNTSYMQFQNYSSVDDAKTAINKGKLYGVFIIPPGFSENLTNGQSADFTVYIDNSNPQISMQIQQVLSSTVSGMNNMKAEANVVGIGKATNLSVNPQAMIFPYIPSIQTTIPGQTNYFNFLAPGLMIMIVMMSVMTGIPEAISKEKEMGTFDGMLSAPISQLSVIIGKTAALCTRGLIQCVIILAIAIVLFGVTIQGSILLAFFMLLLGIFSFIGIGIMAISMSGDQASSTMIVNLLMFPMMFLGGIFYPIQQMPWFMQAISQVIPLTYAADAMRKIMLLNAGVGDVMNQIIILVAFGVVTMAIAVPLFRKSMTR; via the coding sequence GTGATCAGGCCACTGAAAAACCAGTTAACACTCATCATGGCCATGGACCAGCACCCAAAGCGAGGGGAAGGTGATATTATGGATTTTATTAAAATTTTAAAGGATAGTTACCATGTAATGGCAAAGGACATGCTGGAACTTAAACGAAACCGAATGTCACTGGCAGCCCTGTTTATGATGCCATTACTCTTCCTGGTCATGTTTGGATTCATTTTTCCCAGTGGCAGCACCCAGCAGAACATGCCCATGGGGCTGGTTAACCTTGACCAGGGCCAGGGAAGCAATGAATTCGTAGCACAGCTGGAGGCCATGAATAAAAATACCAGCTACATGCAGTTTCAAAATTATTCCAGTGTAGATGATGCTAAAACTGCAATTAACAAAGGAAAACTGTATGGAGTGTTCATCATACCTCCTGGATTCTCTGAAAATCTAACCAATGGACAATCCGCTGATTTCACAGTATACATTGATAACAGCAACCCCCAGATTTCCATGCAAATCCAGCAGGTACTATCCAGCACAGTAAGTGGAATGAACAATATGAAGGCCGAAGCTAATGTAGTGGGTATTGGTAAGGCAACAAATCTGTCTGTTAATCCACAGGCCATGATCTTCCCTTACATCCCCAGTATTCAGACCACAATACCTGGCCAAACAAATTACTTTAACTTCCTGGCACCAGGGCTCATGATCATGATCGTGATGATGAGTGTAATGACCGGTATTCCCGAGGCCATCTCCAAAGAGAAGGAAATGGGCACATTTGATGGAATGTTATCTGCACCAATCAGCCAGCTCTCGGTTATCATTGGTAAAACTGCAGCACTGTGTACTCGAGGTTTAATCCAGTGTGTGATAATACTGGCCATTGCCATAGTCCTGTTCGGAGTTACCATCCAGGGAAGCATCCTGCTGGCATTCTTCATGCTCCTTCTGGGCATATTCAGCTTCATAGGAATAGGAATAATGGCAATTTCCATGTCTGGAGATCAGGCTTCAAGTACCATGATTGTGAACCTGCTGATGTTCCCCATGATGTTTCTGGGAGGGATTTTTTACCCTATTCAACAGATGCCCTGGTTCATGCAGGCCATTTCACAGGTAATCCCCCTGACTTACGCTGCTGATGCAATGCGTAAGATAATGCTCTTAAACGCAGGTGTGGGGGATGTGATGAATCAGATAATCATACTGGTAGCATTTGGAGTGGTTACCATGGCCATTGCCGTGCCACTCTTCAGGAAATCAATGACCCGGTAA
- a CDS encoding ABC transporter ATP-binding protein: MTKNAIELNNLTKKFGDFTAVDDLSLAVEEGEIFGFLGPNGAGKSTTIRMLCTLAQPTSGSARVAGFDLIKESDQVRQNIGLVAEKMIMYDRLTAAENLRFFGKLYSMPKQKLEERIDELLELVDMQEWKNTQISKFSTGMKQRINVIRALLPEPEILFMDEPTLGLDPQTTFSIRDITREINQSGMTIILTTHAMTEAEVLSDRVAIIDHGKIAALDTPQNLKNMISHGDITVFGIKIDNLTRELIEKIRSLEMVTAVAQQDDYNLKVSARGDDALNQIIDTIRGEGGDIASLTNSNESTLEDVFLAVTGKQMRDQATEKPVNTHHGHGPAPKARGR, from the coding sequence ATGACAAAAAATGCTATAGAACTTAATAACCTTACTAAAAAGTTCGGTGATTTCACAGCAGTGGATGACCTGTCACTGGCAGTGGAGGAAGGGGAAATATTTGGATTTTTGGGCCCCAACGGTGCGGGTAAGAGTACCACTATCAGAATGCTGTGCACACTTGCCCAGCCAACATCAGGATCGGCCAGGGTTGCCGGATTTGATTTAATTAAAGAATCTGATCAGGTTCGCCAGAATATTGGCCTGGTGGCTGAAAAGATGATCATGTACGACCGCCTAACTGCAGCAGAAAACCTAAGGTTCTTCGGAAAACTTTATTCCATGCCTAAACAGAAGCTGGAAGAACGGATCGATGAATTACTGGAACTGGTGGACATGCAGGAATGGAAGAACACCCAGATCAGCAAGTTTTCAACCGGTATGAAGCAGAGGATCAATGTAATAAGGGCACTTCTACCTGAACCAGAGATACTGTTCATGGATGAACCCACACTGGGCCTGGATCCACAGACCACCTTTTCCATAAGGGATATAACCAGAGAAATCAACCAGAGCGGGATGACCATTATATTAACCACCCATGCCATGACCGAGGCAGAAGTACTCAGTGATCGGGTTGCCATTATTGATCACGGTAAAATTGCAGCTTTGGACACGCCACAAAACCTTAAAAACATGATATCTCACGGTGATATTACGGTTTTCGGTATTAAGATTGACAACCTGACCCGGGAACTCATTGAAAAAATCAGATCCCTGGAAATGGTTACTGCAGTGGCACAGCAGGATGATTACAATCTAAAGGTAAGTGCTAGGGGGGATGATGCCCTTAACCAGATCATTGATACCATCCGTGGTGAAGGTGGAGATATAGCCTCCCTTACCAACAGCAATGAATCCACACTGGAAGATGTGTTCCTGGCAGTGACTGGTAAACAGATGCGTGATCAGGCCACTGAAAAACCAGTTAACACTCATCATGGCCATGGACCAGCACCCAAAGCGAGGGGAAGGTGA
- a CDS encoding PadR family transcriptional regulator, with product MWDEWRDKWDNWRNIHEKIDKLNKLGGLRVWILHVLDHGPKNGVEVMDAIQEHYDIVNDIYQKRRQQFGGDHYGQHFHRTMRRVPCRPSPGSVYPMLKKMVDEGLIEKIEDGKYDLTEEGREIIFDLFGGLRGPEGQQMDRGNFVVENVLREISSYVAFMEDIRKEKLAPHKEIIGELGERLKKMEESLPDE from the coding sequence ATGTGGGATGAGTGGAGAGATAAATGGGATAACTGGAGAAATATCCACGAAAAAATAGACAAACTGAATAAACTGGGAGGTTTGAGAGTGTGGATACTCCATGTCCTTGATCATGGCCCAAAAAACGGTGTTGAAGTAATGGATGCAATTCAGGAACATTACGATATTGTAAATGACATTTACCAAAAGCGAAGACAGCAGTTTGGAGGTGATCATTACGGTCAGCACTTTCATAGAACAATGAGACGTGTCCCCTGCCGCCCTTCACCGGGTTCAGTATACCCTATGCTTAAGAAAATGGTTGATGAAGGTTTAATAGAAAAAATAGAAGACGGAAAATATGATTTAACCGAAGAAGGCAGGGAGATAATCTTTGATCTTTTCGGTGGTCTACGCGGACCAGAAGGGCAGCAAATGGACCGGGGAAATTTTGTTGTGGAAAATGTGTTAAGAGAGATTAGCAGTTACGTGGCCTTTATGGAAGACATAAGAAAAGAGAAACTCGCACCACACAAGGAAATAATAGGGGAACTGGGCGAAAGACTAAAAAAAATGGAAGAATCACTCCCTGATGAATAA
- a CDS encoding alpha/beta fold hydrolase: protein MGLFIQETGHQNSETIVFLHGGGMAGWIWDEQVKDFNDYHCLIPDLPEHGQSAEVKPFSIEGAAEMVVDLIRTRAHNGKAHMVGLSLGAQIIVQILATHPEVVDHAIISGTLIRGIPHEDVLLKLLDYTFKVYEPVKDTDFFIKANMRTYNISKSYFHKFKEATLQIKADSLHRILQENLFFKLPSGLEKANVPVLVMMGEKDYKVIKESALDLVNALPNSSAYIVPKVGHVWNMESPELFNHVLRNFITGKSLPSVLETLSNGL from the coding sequence ATGGGCTTATTTATTCAAGAAACAGGTCACCAAAACAGTGAAACCATAGTTTTCCTCCACGGTGGGGGAATGGCGGGTTGGATATGGGATGAACAGGTAAAAGACTTCAATGATTACCATTGCCTGATTCCAGACCTCCCTGAGCACGGGCAGAGTGCAGAAGTAAAGCCCTTCTCAATTGAAGGTGCTGCTGAAATGGTGGTTGATCTTATCCGAACCAGGGCTCATAATGGAAAAGCCCACATGGTGGGTTTGTCTCTGGGAGCACAAATCATAGTCCAGATACTGGCCACTCACCCGGAGGTAGTTGACCATGCCATCATCAGTGGAACCTTGATCCGTGGCATCCCCCATGAAGATGTGCTTTTAAAACTTCTAGATTATACTTTTAAAGTTTATGAACCGGTGAAAGACACGGATTTCTTTATAAAAGCCAACATGAGGACTTATAATATTTCTAAAAGCTATTTCCACAAGTTCAAGGAAGCCACGCTACAAATTAAGGCGGATTCATTGCACAGGATACTACAAGAGAATTTGTTCTTCAAATTACCCTCTGGTCTGGAGAAAGCAAATGTCCCGGTGCTGGTTATGATGGGAGAAAAAGATTATAAAGTCATTAAGGAATCTGCCCTGGATTTAGTTAATGCTCTTCCCAATTCTTCTGCTTATATTGTCCCTAAAGTGGGCCATGTTTGGAATATGGAGTCACCTGAACTATTTAATCATGTTTTAAGGAATTTTATCACTGGAAAATCTCTTCCAAGTGTGCTTGAAACTTTAAGTAATGGATTATAA